In a single window of the Dehalococcoidales bacterium genome:
- the yidD gene encoding membrane protein insertion efficiency factor YidD, which produces MKALALGLIRLYQLTISQVMPPSCRFSPTCSQYTYEAVTKYGFLRGVWLGVKRISRCHPFRAGGYDPVP; this is translated from the coding sequence GTGAAAGCGCTGGCATTAGGACTAATCAGATTATATCAGTTGACGATATCGCAGGTTATGCCACCGTCTTGCCGTTTCAGCCCGACATGTTCCCAGTATACCTACGAAGCCGTCACAAAGTACGGTTTCCTGAGAGGTGTCTGGCTGGGTGTGAAGCGAATATCCCGCTGCCATCCGTTCCGCGCCGGTGGTTACGATCCTGTACCATAA
- the rnpA gene encoding ribonuclease P protein component translates to MSDGGVVGGREYITRPKEYALVYARGNTWASDLVVVRALPNGLPLSRCGFSVSKRVGKAVVRNRVKRRLREILRRTPLRAGWDIVFIARPAAAAADYASIRKAIEMLLTRAHLLETAGLTV, encoded by the coding sequence TTGTCTGACGGCGGAGTTGTCGGGGGAAGGGAGTACATTACCAGACCAAAGGAATACGCGCTGGTCTATGCCAGGGGTAATACCTGGGCCAGCGACCTGGTGGTGGTGAGAGCCCTACCCAACGGATTGCCTCTGTCCCGGTGTGGTTTCTCGGTCAGCAAGAGGGTCGGTAAGGCGGTAGTCAGAAACAGGGTCAAGCGTCGGCTCCGCGAGATATTACGCCGGACGCCACTCAGGGCCGGATGGGACATCGTGTTCATCGCCCGCCCGGCGGCGGCAGCAGCGGACTACGCCAGTATCAGGAAGGCAATCGAAATGCTCCTGACCCGGGCGCACCTTTTGGAAACCGCTGGCCTGACGGTCTAA
- a CDS encoding PQQ-binding-like beta-propeller repeat protein: protein MKNGHKRVLLILALLLVGVMTVSGCTTAGRQMAQGWAGGVVSDGTIFVGSMEGKLVALGVSDGNLRGNPVTLVAQAQSSGFGCVPTGSSAVAVYGSPVVNGDLVYIGGYDGKVRAYLFESGRLRAEPRWISRQGDIGGSIIGGLIVADGRIYFGASDGIVYALDAVDGHKLWTFETGSKIWSTPTVEGDTLFIGGFDHKLYALNTADGTQKWVFETEGTIVSTPVVSGGRVYIGSFDRRVYAVDTTSGGEVWRFPETDDEVDTPIGWFWATLLVHNGAVYAPNLDGKVYVIDATSGNRISDFDLEGPISSAPVLVNDRVIVATTSTNRAKQEGKVFALDTTSRQQTMLQDFEESIHAPLFADGTTVYVHTMENFLYAIDTETGAGRKYTLSAETSE from the coding sequence GTGAAGAACGGACATAAAAGAGTACTACTGATACTGGCGCTGCTGCTTGTCGGCGTTATGACCGTATCAGGTTGCACCACTGCCGGCCGCCAGATGGCGCAGGGCTGGGCCGGAGGTGTCGTCTCCGACGGTACTATTTTTGTCGGCTCCATGGAGGGCAAACTGGTAGCCCTGGGCGTGTCCGACGGCAACCTCCGCGGCAACCCGGTCACGCTGGTGGCTCAAGCACAGTCCAGTGGCTTCGGATGCGTTCCCACCGGTTCTTCGGCGGTAGCCGTGTACGGCTCTCCCGTCGTTAACGGAGACCTGGTATATATCGGGGGCTATGACGGTAAGGTCAGGGCGTATCTCTTCGAGAGCGGTCGTTTGAGGGCCGAGCCGCGGTGGATATCCCGGCAGGGAGATATCGGCGGGAGCATTATCGGCGGTCTTATTGTCGCAGATGGACGTATATACTTCGGTGCCTCTGACGGGATAGTGTATGCCCTCGATGCCGTTGATGGTCACAAGCTATGGACCTTCGAGACCGGGAGCAAAATCTGGTCAACCCCGACCGTTGAAGGCGATACCTTGTTTATCGGCGGCTTCGACCACAAGCTCTATGCTCTGAACACTGCTGACGGCACTCAGAAATGGGTGTTCGAGACCGAAGGTACTATCGTTTCAACCCCCGTTGTTTCCGGCGGGAGGGTTTATATCGGCTCCTTTGACCGGCGGGTTTATGCCGTGGACACAACCAGCGGCGGGGAGGTCTGGCGTTTCCCTGAAACTGATGATGAAGTGGACACTCCCATTGGATGGTTCTGGGCGACGCTACTGGTGCACAATGGTGCGGTATATGCCCCGAACCTGGACGGCAAAGTCTACGTCATCGATGCCACCAGCGGTAACAGAATCAGCGACTTTGACCTCGAAGGGCCAATCAGTTCCGCACCGGTCTTGGTCAATGACCGCGTTATTGTAGCCACCACCTCCACCAACCGTGCCAAGCAGGAAGGTAAGGTCTTTGCGCTGGATACGACCAGCAGACAACAGACCATGCTACAGGACTTTGAGGAAAGCATACACGCACCACTCTTTGCTGACGGTACCACTGTCTACGTGCACACTATGGAAAACTTCCTGTATGCCATAGATACGGAGACCGGAGCGGGACGGAAGTACACGCTTTCCGCCGAGACCAGCGAGTGA
- the rpmH gene encoding 50S ribosomal protein L34, translating into MPKRTYQPKKIPRKREHGFLKRMSTRGGRAVLKARRLKGRKRLTVV; encoded by the coding sequence GTGCCTAAAAGGACCTACCAGCCTAAAAAGATACCAAGAAAGCGAGAACACGGCTTTCTTAAGAGAATGAGCACCCGGGGTGGCCGGGCCGTTCTGAAAGCGAGGCGACTGAAGGGTCGCAAGCGACTGACCGTAGTCTGA
- the rpsR gene encoding 30S ribosomal protein S18 produces MCFFCVNKNEAIDYKRPDKLRNYISDRGKIEPRRRTGTCAKHQRPLTIAIKRARHLALLPYTPEHVRKMRTVSVEA; encoded by the coding sequence GTGTGCTTCTTCTGCGTCAACAAGAATGAGGCTATCGATTACAAGAGACCGGATAAACTGCGCAACTACATTTCCGACAGGGGGAAGATAGAGCCACGCCGTCGTACGGGAACCTGCGCCAAACATCAGCGACCTCTAACGATAGCAATCAAGAGGGCGCGGCATCTTGCCCTGTTGCCGTATACACCGGAGCACGTCCGCAAGATGCGGACCGTTAGTGTAGAAGCGTAG